A region of Chloroflexaceae bacterium DNA encodes the following proteins:
- a CDS encoding bifunctional riboflavin kinase/FAD synthetase has translation MDVVRFLTPGLSTRPSVLTMGKYDGVHLGHQQLINTTVERARSLGMQSVVLTWEPHPNAVIRPDVPLQLLTSLEERIELIAELGPDLLIVAPFTAETRATSAEEYMRQIVAAAPVRELWVGEDFAMGRGRAGDVATLMTIGVELGFAVGAVRKVIVGGEPVSASRVREALRRGAVDEAMALLGRPFGLRGIVVEGDRRGRTIGFPTANLRIDPTHVLPADGVYAGHVYLNGEALPAVTNVGLRPTFNGLHRTVEAHLLDWSGDLYGRSIRVTFLHRLRGEQRFDGPAALVAQIRQDAARARELLRP, from the coding sequence GTGGACGTAGTTCGCTTCCTCACGCCAGGTCTGAGCACCCGTCCTTCCGTGTTGACGATGGGGAAGTACGACGGCGTGCATCTGGGGCATCAGCAACTGATCAACACCACCGTCGAGCGGGCCCGCAGTCTGGGGATGCAGAGCGTCGTGCTGACCTGGGAGCCGCATCCGAACGCGGTGATCCGGCCCGATGTCCCGCTGCAACTGCTGACCAGTCTGGAGGAGCGCATCGAGCTGATCGCCGAGCTGGGGCCAGATCTGCTGATTGTGGCGCCGTTCACCGCTGAAACCAGGGCCACCAGCGCCGAGGAGTATATGCGGCAGATTGTCGCCGCGGCGCCGGTGCGCGAGCTGTGGGTCGGCGAAGATTTCGCGATGGGTCGCGGGCGCGCTGGCGATGTGGCTACGCTGATGACCATCGGGGTGGAACTGGGTTTCGCGGTGGGCGCGGTGCGCAAGGTCATCGTTGGCGGCGAGCCGGTGAGCGCGTCGCGGGTGCGCGAGGCGTTGCGCCGCGGCGCGGTTGATGAAGCGATGGCCCTGCTCGGGCGGCCCTTTGGTCTGCGGGGGATCGTAGTCGAGGGCGACCGGCGGGGCCGGACGATCGGCTTTCCCACCGCCAATCTCCGCATCGATCCGACGCATGTGCTGCCCGCCGATGGGGTCTATGCCGGTCATGTGTATCTCAACGGCGAAGCGCTACCGGCGGTGACCAATGTTGGTCTGCGCCCGACGTTCAATGGCTTGCACCGGACGGTGGAGGCGCACCTGCTGGACTGGAGCGGCGATCTCTACGGACGCTCGATCCGGGTGACGTTCCTGCACCGGCTGCGCGGCGAGCAGCGGTTTGATGGGCCGGCGGCCCTGGTGGCGCAGATCCGCCAGGACGCGGCGCGGGCGCGGGAGTTGCTGCGGCCATGA
- a CDS encoding CDP-alcohol phosphatidyltransferase family protein, which translates to MRERLMFLSEQMKLLPNQLTAARIVLLPILWICAFLKLSIVLGIGLIISFATDVLDGHVARRLGQVSPFGSKLDSLADNLLIPSGLIWLWMLKPAVYHDHGLIWIISITLYFASLLVGALKFRRFANLHLHSKRYGSVLMYLFASHAFIAEQYSLTLFYLAMGMFIISSTEGLLLQLICSHVDEHMGSILFVLRRRLSR; encoded by the coding sequence ATGCGTGAGCGGTTGATGTTTCTTTCTGAGCAGATGAAGCTGCTTCCCAATCAACTGACGGCGGCGCGGATCGTTCTTTTGCCGATCCTGTGGATCTGCGCATTCCTGAAGTTGTCGATCGTGCTGGGCATCGGCCTGATCATCTCCTTTGCGACCGATGTGCTGGATGGCCATGTCGCACGGCGTCTCGGCCAGGTCTCGCCATTTGGCAGCAAGCTCGACTCGCTTGCGGACAACCTCCTCATTCCATCAGGCCTGATATGGCTCTGGATGCTGAAGCCTGCGGTATACCACGATCACGGCCTGATCTGGATCATCAGCATTACGCTCTATTTTGCCTCGCTCCTGGTTGGCGCCCTCAAGTTTCGCCGCTTCGCCAATCTGCATCTGCATTCCAAACGTTACGGCTCCGTGCTCATGTATCTCTTCGCGTCGCATGCATTTATCGCCGAGCAGTATAGTTTGACGCTGTTCTACCTCGCAATGGGCATGTTTATCATATCTTCAACCGAAGGCTTGCTGTTGCAGTTGATCTGCTCGCACGTGGATGAACATATGGGCTCAATCCTCTTCGTTCTCCGGCGCCGGCTCTCCAGGTGA
- a CDS encoding phosphatidate cytidylyltransferase, protein MSDRHLQVLLIYAAFLALSIGLTLARRWLRAADRGPGVWRKYPTYIVLNLIFVAAAWLPPSWRGLALLLALIGGGASWEIARALRLSIHERIVLTAATVSLVLAAEWLTLSAYLSIWLGMLLLALAAGALIDARGRTGPRVMGIAGAMVYLPICLAPLLWLWHGEDGGFRVVFLYLIIAGNDAFAQITGQLLGGRLLAPQISPGKTVAGAIGGFVCAVMLGGVLSTTIGWSVVTGVCVGAALGIAGQIGDLVESSWKRALGIKDFSTLLGAQGGVLDRFDALLFASPVFYLIVISPLVEP, encoded by the coding sequence ATGAGCGACCGGCATCTTCAGGTGTTGCTGATCTACGCCGCGTTTCTGGCGCTAAGCATCGGGTTGACGCTGGCACGGCGCTGGCTGCGGGCCGCCGACCGCGGGCCGGGTGTGTGGAGGAAGTACCCGACCTACATCGTGTTAAATTTGATCTTTGTAGCCGCCGCCTGGCTGCCACCGTCATGGCGCGGCCTGGCGCTATTGCTCGCTTTGATCGGGGGTGGCGCCAGTTGGGAGATCGCACGGGCGCTCCGGTTAAGCATACACGAGCGCATCGTTCTGACGGCAGCTACCGTCAGTCTGGTGCTCGCTGCCGAATGGTTGACCCTCTCAGCGTATCTGTCAATCTGGCTGGGAATGCTGCTGTTGGCCTTGGCCGCCGGCGCGCTGATCGATGCACGTGGACGGACTGGCCCGCGTGTGATGGGCATTGCGGGCGCGATGGTATACCTCCCCATCTGCCTGGCGCCGCTCCTCTGGCTCTGGCACGGCGAGGATGGCGGATTCAGAGTCGTCTTTCTTTATTTGATTATTGCCGGGAATGATGCCTTTGCCCAGATTACCGGGCAGTTGCTTGGCGGACGCTTACTCGCGCCGCAGATCAGTCCGGGCAAGACCGTCGCTGGTGCAATCGGCGGATTCGTCTGTGCCGTCATGTTAGGAGGGGTGCTGAGTACGACGATCGGCTGGTCGGTTGTAACTGGCGTATGCGTCGGAGCAGCGCTCGGAATCGCAGGGCAGATCGGCGACCTGGTCGAGTCGAGCTGGAAGCGCGCGCTTGGGATAAAAGATTTTAGCACCCTTCTGGGGGCCCAGGGTGGGGTTCTCGATCGTTTCGACGCCTTGCTCTTCGCTTCGCCGGTGTTTTATCTGATAGTAATCAGTCCACTGGTTGAGCCGTGA
- a CDS encoding BtrH N-terminal domain-containing protein gives MQRTLTRHNAVTGALVFALALTLAGAVGWRLLLRGFLRRYYEQTYAPIRLAATDVGDYPAEQHLRDVPWIAADVPACQSTSLQMIAAQRGALCSRAHIDFLMAFTYGFSAIPRTNMFLPCGVDPEVGLRDAAPYLGLRRRYYVTDDPALYVRALRSFLARGYPVRVALDMGALYGASTFIAHSDVLIGYDASGFYLYETVCVPPATCAPGERPPGEIGIYITEARLLQAVTSLARRFAYPWRYSLTIFEPGPRADDLRPVWERLANATLGGNRYGPPTGVVVLERVADQIERRGSRYPVAAIKESLESAARFRRDNARFLRERFPDEADMARAAERLEQAADGYAIALAALGGGVADRRGARRIATALREAAAAERAAGAAFLARASGGAQYLAQERQGAQ, from the coding sequence ATGCAACGTACACTGACCAGGCACAACGCCGTAACAGGCGCGCTTGTCTTCGCGTTGGCGCTGACGCTGGCCGGCGCGGTCGGCTGGCGGTTGCTGCTGCGCGGTTTCTTGCGGCGTTACTATGAGCAGACGTATGCGCCAATTCGATTAGCGGCGACGGATGTGGGCGACTATCCGGCCGAACAGCATCTGCGCGACGTGCCCTGGATCGCCGCCGATGTCCCGGCCTGCCAATCTACCAGCCTCCAGATGATCGCCGCGCAGCGCGGCGCCCTTTGCTCCCGCGCGCATATTGATTTTCTCATGGCCTTCACCTACGGGTTCAGCGCGATCCCGAGGACGAACATGTTCTTGCCCTGCGGCGTCGATCCCGAAGTGGGCCTGCGTGACGCGGCGCCCTACCTGGGCCTGCGCCGACGTTACTACGTGACCGACGACCCGGCGCTCTACGTCCGGGCGCTGCGTTCCTTCCTGGCCCGCGGCTACCCGGTGCGCGTGGCCCTGGACATGGGCGCGCTCTACGGCGCATCCACGTTCATCGCCCATAGCGACGTGTTAATTGGCTATGACGCCTCCGGATTCTACCTGTACGAGACCGTCTGCGTCCCGCCGGCCACCTGTGCGCCTGGCGAGCGCCCGCCGGGCGAGATCGGGATCTACATCACGGAAGCGCGCCTGCTGCAGGCGGTGACCAGCCTGGCGCGCCGGTTCGCCTATCCGTGGCGTTACTCGCTCACGATCTTCGAGCCCGGTCCGCGGGCCGACGATCTGCGACCGGTCTGGGAGCGCCTGGCGAACGCCACGCTGGGCGGCAATCGCTACGGGCCGCCCACCGGCGTCGTGGTGCTGGAGCGTGTGGCCGACCAGATCGAACGGCGGGGATCGCGCTATCCCGTTGCGGCGATCAAGGAGAGCCTGGAAAGCGCCGCGCGCTTCCGCCGCGACAACGCGCGCTTCCTGCGCGAACGCTTTCCGGACGAAGCTGATATGGCCCGGGCGGCCGAACGGCTCGAGCAGGCGGCGGACGGCTATGCCATCGCGCTCGCGGCGCTCGGCGGCGGGGTCGCCGACCGGCGCGGGGCGAGGCGGATCGCGACCGCGCTGCGCGAAGCGGCGGCAGCCGAGCGCGCGGCGGGCGCGGCGTTCCTTGCCAGGGCCAGTGGTGGTGCGCAGTACCTGGCACAGGAGCGGCAGGGCGCGCAGTAG
- a CDS encoding shikimate kinase → MERSLALVGLSGAGKSTLARMLAGQLGWPVADTDALVVERTGLSVAEIFARQGEAAFRDLEAEALAQALEQGPAVVATGGGVVLRADNRALLRARAFVVWLDAPDAELVERLRAHDEERPLLAGDALTRLADLRAAREALYAEVAHLRLETAGMDPAEAVRRILSACLQ, encoded by the coding sequence ATGGAGCGATCACTTGCTCTGGTGGGGCTGAGCGGCGCAGGGAAGTCAACGCTGGCACGGATGCTGGCGGGGCAACTGGGATGGCCGGTGGCCGACACCGACGCACTGGTGGTGGAGCGGACGGGACTGTCGGTGGCGGAGATTTTCGCCCGGCAAGGCGAAGCGGCATTTCGCGATCTGGAGGCCGAGGCGCTGGCGCAGGCCCTGGAGCAGGGACCGGCAGTGGTGGCGACGGGCGGCGGCGTGGTGCTGCGGGCAGACAATCGGGCGTTGCTGCGGGCGCGGGCCTTTGTGGTGTGGCTGGATGCTCCTGACGCGGAGCTGGTGGAGCGGCTGCGCGCCCACGACGAGGAACGCCCGCTGCTCGCTGGCGACGCCCTGACGCGCCTGGCCGACTTGCGGGCCGCGCGTGAAGCGCTCTACGCGGAGGTGGCGCACCTGCGCCTGGAGACGGCGGGGATGGACCCGGCAGAGGCGGTCAGACGCATCTTGAGCGCCTGTCTACAGTAG
- the mutS gene encoding DNA mismatch repair protein MutS, with the protein MAKIEIHAWYRQYRKLKAQAADAILLFRFGDFYETFDDDAKLVAELLDVTLTRKEYAVDKSKPRDSQKLYAPMAGMPYHAVERYVSELVSRGYRVAIAEQLTETEATRTDTRPRSVFAAAIQPAAPGEIERRMVHREIVRVITPGTVVDPGMLTATANNYLAAALVEGARAGLAYADLSTGEFAATEFGGERALQQLQGELARLQVAEVLVPEAEALRPPGLAPVEARLTRDLAPMTRDEREALLPHERVARRLDGESAARWSRGHVTVWPAWRWDLAEAREVLRRQLRVGTLAAFGLDERPLATRAAGALLQYVHETQRHQAAQLNTLRVYSMASFMFLDPQTRRNLELLEPGRQGGRTALVNVLDRTRTPMGARLLRRWIAQPLVSLAPLQARQAAVARLVERSMARAELREALGAVGDMERALNRIAQGLAVATPRDLVQLRASLRALPAVLAAAGADLAHLIPDDEMTPEAGAAPPPEGAAPDEELFEAAGEATPPPPILDPCADVLDLLERALDDEPPALLGASNYLRSGDEGGERPRRVIRPGFEPRIDALVQASRHAQEFIDRLEARERERTGIKSLKVGYNSVFGYYIEVSRTTDERLIPRDYERKQTLVGAERYITAELKEYEQIIDRARLQLIELEREAFARLCAQISAHVERLRRVVRALARLDATQSLAETAVRCGYTRPQLDESTRLRIVRGRHPVVEQMLAEPFVPNDIALDTEEAQLLIITGPNMAGKSTVLRQVALIVLMAQIGSFVPAEYAEVGLVDRIFTRIGAQDDIATGQSTFMVEMTETAALLLQSTRRSLIILDEVGRGTSTYDGMAIAQAVIEYLHNEPHLGCRTLFATHYHELTALEGTLPRVRNYHMAAVEQDGQVVFLHELRPGGADRSYGIHVAELAGIPRAVTARASALLAELEGRRSPAMPRSANGRQTEDRTTAEVVERLEDAQSPLAAATPPRGRRRVNAQLSLFEAAPGPVLEYLRRLNINELTPLQALNLLYELQKLAGKAE; encoded by the coding sequence ATGGCCAAGATCGAGATCCACGCCTGGTATCGCCAGTACCGCAAGCTCAAGGCGCAGGCCGCCGACGCCATTTTGCTCTTTCGCTTCGGCGATTTCTACGAAACCTTCGACGACGACGCCAAACTGGTGGCCGAACTACTCGATGTCACCCTCACGCGCAAGGAATACGCCGTAGACAAGAGCAAACCGCGCGACAGTCAGAAGCTGTACGCTCCAATGGCGGGCATGCCGTACCACGCCGTTGAGCGGTACGTCAGCGAACTGGTGAGTCGGGGCTATCGCGTGGCGATCGCCGAACAACTCACCGAAACCGAGGCGACGCGCACCGACACGCGCCCGCGCTCGGTCTTCGCGGCGGCCATCCAGCCCGCGGCGCCCGGCGAGATCGAGCGCAGGATGGTGCACCGCGAGATCGTGCGCGTCATTACGCCCGGCACGGTGGTGGATCCGGGGATGCTGACGGCCACGGCGAATAACTACCTGGCCGCGGCGCTGGTTGAGGGGGCGCGCGCCGGCCTGGCCTACGCCGATCTCAGCACGGGGGAGTTTGCCGCCACCGAGTTCGGTGGCGAACGGGCCCTCCAGCAACTACAGGGTGAACTGGCGCGTCTGCAGGTCGCCGAGGTGCTGGTTCCCGAGGCTGAAGCGCTGCGCCCTCCAGGGCTGGCCCCTGTCGAGGCGCGGCTCACCCGTGACCTGGCGCCGATGACGCGCGATGAGCGCGAGGCGTTGCTGCCCCACGAGCGCGTGGCGCGCCGGCTCGACGGGGAGAGCGCAGCGCGCTGGTCGCGCGGGCATGTGACGGTGTGGCCCGCCTGGCGCTGGGATCTGGCCGAGGCGCGGGAGGTGCTGCGGCGGCAACTGCGCGTTGGCACGCTGGCGGCCTTCGGGCTCGATGAGCGGCCCCTCGCCACGCGCGCCGCCGGAGCGCTGCTGCAGTATGTGCACGAGACCCAGCGGCACCAGGCGGCACAGTTGAATACGCTGCGGGTCTATTCGATGGCCAGCTTCATGTTCCTCGACCCGCAGACGCGCCGCAATCTGGAGTTGCTGGAACCGGGGCGGCAGGGCGGGCGCACGGCGCTGGTGAACGTGCTCGACCGGACGCGCACGCCAATGGGGGCGCGGCTGCTGCGGCGCTGGATCGCCCAGCCCCTCGTGAGTCTGGCCCCGTTGCAGGCGCGCCAGGCTGCGGTGGCCCGGCTGGTGGAGCGCTCCATGGCACGGGCGGAGTTGCGCGAGGCCCTGGGCGCCGTCGGCGACATGGAACGGGCCCTCAACCGTATCGCCCAGGGGCTGGCCGTAGCAACGCCGCGCGACCTGGTGCAACTGCGGGCCTCGCTGCGCGCCCTGCCTGCGGTGCTCGCCGCCGCCGGGGCCGATCTGGCGCACCTCATCCCCGATGATGAGATGACGCCGGAAGCCGGCGCGGCGCCGCCACCAGAGGGCGCGGCGCCGGATGAGGAGTTGTTTGAAGCCGCAGGCGAGGCCACACCTCCACCGCCCATCCTCGACCCCTGCGCCGACGTGCTGGATCTGCTCGAACGGGCGCTGGACGATGAACCGCCGGCCTTGCTCGGGGCCTCGAATTACCTGCGGAGCGGCGATGAGGGCGGCGAACGTCCGCGGCGGGTAATCCGCCCTGGCTTCGAGCCGCGGATTGACGCCCTGGTGCAGGCCAGCCGCCATGCCCAGGAGTTCATTGACCGGCTGGAGGCCAGGGAACGCGAGCGCACCGGCATCAAGTCGCTTAAGGTGGGCTACAACAGCGTCTTCGGGTACTATATCGAGGTTTCACGCACGACTGACGAACGACTCATCCCCAGAGACTATGAGCGCAAGCAGACCCTCGTCGGGGCCGAACGGTACATCACTGCGGAACTGAAGGAGTACGAACAGATCATTGACCGGGCCAGGCTGCAACTCATCGAACTGGAACGCGAAGCCTTCGCGCGGCTCTGCGCGCAGATCAGCGCGCACGTGGAGCGGCTGCGCCGCGTCGTTCGGGCGCTTGCTCGCCTCGACGCGACGCAATCCCTCGCCGAGACCGCCGTGCGCTGCGGGTATACTCGCCCGCAGCTCGACGAAAGCACGCGCCTGCGGATCGTGCGCGGGCGCCACCCGGTGGTCGAACAGATGCTGGCCGAGCCGTTTGTGCCCAATGACATCGCCCTTGACACCGAAGAGGCCCAGTTGCTGATTATCACCGGCCCGAACATGGCCGGCAAGAGCACGGTGCTGCGGCAGGTGGCGCTAATCGTCCTGATGGCGCAGATCGGCTCTTTCGTACCCGCCGAGTATGCCGAAGTGGGCCTGGTAGACCGCATCTTCACCCGCATTGGCGCACAGGACGACATTGCGACCGGGCAGTCGACCTTTATGGTCGAGATGACCGAAACCGCCGCCCTGCTGCTCCAGAGCACGCGGCGAAGCCTGATCATCCTCGACGAGGTCGGTCGCGGCACCTCAACCTACGATGGCATGGCGATTGCCCAGGCCGTGATCGAGTACCTGCACAACGAGCCGCACCTGGGTTGTCGCACCCTGTTCGCGACCCACTACCATGAGTTGACGGCGCTGGAGGGGACGCTGCCGCGGGTGCGCAACTACCACATGGCCGCGGTTGAGCAGGATGGGCAGGTGGTATTTCTGCACGAACTGCGCCCCGGAGGGGCGGACCGCTCCTACGGCATCCACGTGGCCGAACTGGCCGGCATTCCCCGCGCGGTGACGGCCCGCGCCAGCGCTCTGCTGGCCGAACTGGAGGGGCGGCGAAGCCCGGCGATGCCGAGGAGCGCGAATGGTCGTCAGACAGAGGACCGGACGACAGCAGAGGTTGTGGAGAGGCTGGAGGACGCGCAAAGCCCCCTGGCAGCCGCAACACCCCCACGGGGGCGCCGGCGGGTCAACGCGCAGCTCAGCCTCTTCGAGGCGGCGCCCGGCCCGGTGCTGGAGTATTTGCGCCGGCTGAACATCAACGAGTTGACCCCGCTGCAGGCGCTGAACTTGCTGTACGAGTTGCAGAAGCTGGCGGGCAAGGCGGAGTGA